CGAAAATTTTGTCTAAGTTGTCAACAACTCTGCAAAGATTGATTCCACATTCATCAAATACAACCGGCGCTACAATAGTCAATAACTTTGGTTCACCCAATGGGGGACATACACATGCGTCTTCAGCCGGATTGATTGCTTCATCCGGTTTACATACTGGGCATTCGCCAGTGATAGGTCTTTGGAATATTCTGCCTCTAACTTGATTGTTACCACAACATGCCATAAAAAATTCCCTCCTTAAAGAAATTAATTTCAATACCATATTATGTGAAAATTGTCGATGTTGTTACTAAACATAAATAAGAAGTTTTGGAATATATATAATATGATAAAGAAATTTTAGGAGGTTTTCCTATGGCTTGTTTTTTGAAACTTCGGGACCAAAGCTTAATTCTTGTGGATTTTAATATACGGAACGGTTTATATTATCAAGTTTTCAGAAAGGATCAGCCCTCTCGCCCAAATCTGCTGCTGTCCAATGGAACCCATGAATATACTGCATTTTTAGACGAAAAAAATAACTTTCACGTGATTGCTAAGAATACGAGAAATCAAATCATACACCTTAAAGAAAGTGCTGATAAAATTACAAAAGAAGTTTTACTGGATGATCCAAATAATACATTTAAGATAGACAATATTTACGCCATCTCCGTAAAAAATCAAATTCATCTTTTTTATTACGCAGATCATCCATCCACCAAAACACCGGAACTGATTTATCATTTGGTCAATGACCCTCTAGCTGCACCAAGGCCTATTGAAACCCTTTACAGCCGCAGTATCAATTACGATTGTATCCGAAATAATGGTGATCTTTATTTAGCTGTAATCGTTAAGAAAGAGGATACCTACTCTATAGACCTTAAACATTTTGAGGACTATAAAGACTTATCGCTTCAAACTTCTACCCCAGTGTCCTCAGAGTTTCCTATCGTATACTGTAAAGTATGTATGGATAAAAACGGAATCTTGCATTTGATTTATCTTCAGGAACAGTATGGCAAGTTTCAGCTGATACATAAATGCAAAGATAGGGAATGGTCAAAAGAAAATCTGCTTTATTCCTGCGGGTATCCCATTAAACCGATTATCTTTATATATAATGATGCTTTATGGATTAACTGGAATGAAAATGGCATCATTAAAGCTATTTTATCCGTCGATCATGGAAACAGTTTTTCAAAACCAATTCGAGCTTCCATAGAAGATCCTGATATAAGTCTTCATTCTTATGATGCTGAGCCAGAAGCATCCCCCTCACTTATTTGTAATCAATTATACGGCGTGACTTACCCCACTCCAAAGTTTGCAGTGCTTCATAGCTTAGATATGGATGGAATCCATTTTAATATGACGCCTAATACGGAACTTCAGCTATATCTGAATGCTATTAAAAATGCACTCAATCTTTCTGTTTCAAAATCAGCCCTAGAAGAGGAAAATATTAATCTTAAACATGAAATCCTTGAGCTTAATCAAATCCAAAGGGATATTACAAACCAATATAACGAACTTGCGGAACTAACGAAGAGAATCCAAGAGGAAGGAAAGAAATGGAGAGAGCTATATTTTAAAGGAAAAACAGAAATAGATTTTTATAAAAAAAGAGTTAAGCAGTTAGAAAAGTCTTTATCTTCAACTTCTCAAGACTCTGCTGTGGAGAAGCCGGAACCCAAAGAAGAAAACAATGTGATAGAGTCAGAACAACCTATTCCTCAAGAGTCAGGTGCTTCTGAGGATGAATAGCTCCAATTTAAAAAGCATTTCCTTATTAAAAAAGGAAATGCTTTTATCTTTTTATCTGTTTTCCATTGGAATATATTCTCGTTTAGGTGCCACACTTTTGAAAGCAGGACGAACGATTTTTCCTGCATTCGTTAATTCTTCAAGTCGATGAGCACACCAGCCGGCAACTCTGGAAATTGCAAAAATAGGAGTATATAATTCTTCCGGAATATCTAACATTTCATAAATAAATCCGGAATAAAAATCTACATTTGCACAAACACCTTTGTAGATTTTACGGTGCTGTTCAATCACTTCAGGAGCTAATTTTTCAATTTTTTTGTATAAATTGAATTCTTCTTCAACATGTTTTTCATTTGCCAGTTCTTCTGCGTAGGATTTTAGAATCTCTGCCCTTGGGTCAGAAACAGAATATACGGCATGCCCAACACCATAAATAAGTCCTGAACGGTCAAACGCCTCTTTATTTAAAAGTTTGGTTAAATAATTCTTAATGGCTTCATCGTCATTCCAATCTTTGATATTTTCTTTAATATCTTTAAACATATGCCTTACTTTAATGTTGGCGCCTCCATGTCTCGGACCTTTTAAGGAACCTATAGCGGCAGCAATGGCAGAATAGGTATCCGTTCCTGTAGAAGTAACCACATGGGTGGTAAAGGTTGAGTTGTTTCCTCCACCATGCTCTGCATGGATCACTAAGGATAAATCCAATAAGGTCGCTTCTAATTTGGAATATTTTGAATCAGGGCGCAGCATATGAAGGATGTTTTCAGCTATACTGAGTTCCGGCTGAGGGCTGTGCAGTACCAAGCTTTTGTTGAGATATTGATGAACATAGGCTTGATATCCATAGACAGCAATCAGCGGTACGCATGCAATTAATTCTATACTTTGTCTTAATACATTTTCTATACTAATATCATCTGCATTTTGATCCGCGCTATATAAGCTTAGTACCCCTCTTCCTAAAACATTCATAATATCTTTGCTTGGAATGTGTAAAACGGTCTTACGAGCAAATTCCGCTTTGGAACTTTGAGCATCGGATAATAACTCTTTAAACTGCTCAAGAACGGATTTATTAGGAAGAGTACCGCAAAGCAAGAGATATGCTGTCTCTTCAAATCCATATCTTCCTTCTTTTAAAAAGCCTTCGGTGATTTCCTTTATATCTATTCCTCTGTAACTTAAACGGCCGGGCACAGGTACCAATTCGTTTTCATCTAAAATATATGCATGAACTTCTCCTACTTCAGTTAATCCTGCAAGAACTCCTTTACCGCTAATATCTCTAAGTCCTCGTTTCACCTCATACTTTGTATACAATTCAGGATTAATATAGTTGGAGTCTTTGGCTTTAATACTCAATTCTTTTATCAGATTATCTCTTTCTTGTTCAGACAGTTTTATATTGGTCATATCCATATACCCCCTCCTCAGAATGATTTTTTATATTTTATCACGGGTTAATATGGATTACAAGAAAAGGATTTTATATTTAGAATTTTTCTATAGGTTGTACTATTTTCCTTTGATAGGTCATATAGATTAGTATACAGCTGAATAAAGGCATTTCTATATAAATGATCAATATATATTTTGAAGTGTATGGGCGGCTGCTCACCTTAAAAATAGGAGGAAGATAAGATTATGACAAAAGAAAGAGAAAATTACTATATCATAAAACAGAGTAAAGGGACATTATGGGCTTTTTTCTATGATCATAAAGATGGGATTTGCTGTACGACTTATACTTATGATGCCTGGTCCAATAGGCAAATCATCTTTAAGGACGGAACTAAAAATTT
The genomic region above belongs to Defluviitalea saccharophila and contains:
- a CDS encoding citrate/2-methylcitrate synthase → MDMTNIKLSEQERDNLIKELSIKAKDSNYINPELYTKYEVKRGLRDISGKGVLAGLTEVGEVHAYILDENELVPVPGRLSYRGIDIKEITEGFLKEGRYGFEETAYLLLCGTLPNKSVLEQFKELLSDAQSSKAEFARKTVLHIPSKDIMNVLGRGVLSLYSADQNADDISIENVLRQSIELIACVPLIAVYGYQAYVHQYLNKSLVLHSPQPELSIAENILHMLRPDSKYSKLEATLLDLSLVIHAEHGGGNNSTFTTHVVTSTGTDTYSAIAAAIGSLKGPRHGGANIKVRHMFKDIKENIKDWNDDEAIKNYLTKLLNKEAFDRSGLIYGVGHAVYSVSDPRAEILKSYAEELANEKHVEEEFNLYKKIEKLAPEVIEQHRKIYKGVCANVDFYSGFIYEMLDIPEELYTPIFAISRVAGWCAHRLEELTNAGKIVRPAFKSVAPKREYIPMENR